From a region of the Prevotella melaninogenica genome:
- a CDS encoding lactonase family protein — protein MNFKSILLGMALAVSPVFGFADSNIKMVVGTYTDAGSQGLYSFSFDQSTGKASGITSLKVDNPSYFTFSKDGRNIYAVSEKNNATAVLNSIGYDPVNGTFAFKNSQLTHGGDPCYVATDGKIALTANYSGGTISVFPILKNGTLDKSLLQLGSVKGGPNRSRQNTPHAHCAIFAPDGYILTTDFSGDRILCFSYNKRDKKLEDHDIAAHVKPGSGPRHLVFSPNGRYAYLMNELSGKVIVYSYSDGKLKELQSIAADNANARGGADIHVSPDGMFVYASTRLKGDGITIFRVGNKGTLTRVGAQLTGKHPRNFAITPNGNFLLVACRDDNSIQVYSRDKDTGLLKNTHQDIVLSHPVCVKFYPE, from the coding sequence ATGAATTTTAAATCTATTTTATTAGGTATGGCTTTAGCCGTTAGTCCTGTGTTCGGTTTTGCTGACAGTAATATCAAGATGGTTGTCGGAACCTATACTGATGCTGGTAGTCAGGGGTTGTATTCATTCTCTTTCGACCAGTCTACAGGTAAGGCATCAGGTATCACTTCGTTGAAGGTTGACAATCCTTCTTATTTTACTTTTAGCAAGGATGGTCGTAATATCTATGCTGTTAGCGAGAAGAATAATGCGACAGCTGTTCTTAATAGTATTGGTTATGACCCAGTAAACGGTACTTTCGCTTTCAAGAATTCACAGCTGACACATGGTGGCGATCCTTGTTATGTGGCTACAGATGGTAAGATAGCACTTACAGCTAACTACTCTGGTGGTACTATTTCAGTCTTCCCAATTCTTAAGAATGGAACGCTCGATAAGTCTTTGTTGCAGTTGGGTAGTGTGAAGGGTGGTCCTAACCGTTCACGTCAGAACACACCTCATGCACATTGTGCTATCTTTGCACCCGATGGTTATATCCTTACAACCGACTTCAGTGGCGACCGTATTCTTTGTTTCTCTTATAACAAGCGTGATAAGAAGTTAGAGGATCATGATATTGCTGCTCATGTAAAACCAGGCTCTGGTCCACGTCATCTTGTTTTCTCTCCTAATGGTAGATATGCTTATCTTATGAACGAGTTGTCTGGTAAGGTGATTGTGTATAGTTATAGCGACGGTAAGTTAAAGGAACTTCAGTCTATTGCTGCTGATAATGCTAACGCACGTGGTGGTGCTGATATCCATGTCAGTCCTGATGGAATGTTTGTTTATGCCAGCACACGTCTGAAGGGTGATGGTATCACTATCTTCCGTGTAGGCAATAAGGGTACCTTGACTCGTGTGGGTGCGCAACTTACTGGTAAACATCCACGTAACTTTGCTATCACACCAAATGGCAACTTCCTGCTCGTTGCTTGTCGTGATGATAACTCAATACAGGTTTACTCACGTGATAAGGATACGGGTTTGCTTAAGAATACTCATCAGGATATTGTCCTTAGTCACCCTGTTTGCGTGAAGTTCTATCCAGAGTAA
- the rplM gene encoding 50S ribosomal protein L13, producing the protein MDTLSYKTISVNKETAKKEWVVIDASDQIVGRLCSKVAKLLRGKYKPTFTPHVDCGDNVIIINAAKVVFSGKKETDKVYTRYTGYPGGQRFNTPAQLRTRKNGIDKMIRHAVKGMLPKGPLGRHLLDNLYVIDGTELNGLEAQKPKAIDINQYK; encoded by the coding sequence ATGGACACTTTAAGTTACAAGACTATTTCCGTAAACAAGGAAACAGCTAAGAAAGAGTGGGTCGTTATTGACGCAAGCGATCAGATTGTAGGTCGCCTTTGCTCTAAAGTAGCTAAGCTTCTTCGCGGAAAGTACAAGCCAACTTTCACTCCACACGTAGATTGTGGTGACAACGTAATCATTATCAATGCAGCTAAGGTTGTATTCTCTGGTAAGAAGGAGACTGATAAGGTTTACACACGTTATACTGGTTACCCTGGTGGTCAGCGTTTCAACACACCTGCACAGCTTCGTACTCGTAAGAACGGTATTGACAAGATGATTCGTCATGCTGTTAAGGGTATGTTACCAAAGGGTCCTTTAGGTCGTCATCTGTTGGATAACCTCTATGTTATCGATGGTACAGAGCTCAACGGTCTCGAGGCACAGAAGCCAAAGGCAATTGATATTAACCAGTATAAATAA
- the rpsI gene encoding 30S ribosomal protein S9 codes for MEVINAIGRRKSAVARVYLSEGTGKITINKKDLTEFFPSAILQYVVKQPLQLLGVEGQYDIKANLDGGGFTGQSQALRLAIARALVKVNAEDKKALKDQGFLTRDSRTVERKKPGQPKARAHFQFSKR; via the coding sequence ATGGAAGTAATTAATGCAATTGGTCGCCGTAAGAGCGCTGTAGCGCGTGTTTACCTCTCAGAGGGCACCGGTAAGATCACTATCAACAAGAAAGATTTAACTGAATTCTTCCCATCAGCTATCCTGCAGTACGTGGTTAAGCAGCCACTGCAGTTGCTCGGTGTAGAAGGTCAGTATGACATTAAGGCCAACCTCGATGGTGGTGGCTTTACTGGTCAGAGCCAGGCACTGCGTCTTGCTATCGCTCGTGCATTGGTTAAGGTTAACGCTGAAGATAAGAAAGCACTTAAGGACCAGGGATTCCTGACACGCGACAGCCGTACTGTTGAGCGTAAGAAGCCAGGTCAGCCAAAGGCTCGTGCTCACTTCCAGTTCAGTAAGCGTTAA
- the rpsB gene encoding 30S ribosomal protein S2, with the protein MSRTNFDQLLEAGCHFGHLRRKWNPAMAPYIFMERNGIHIIDLHKTVAKVDEAAEALKGIAKSGKKILFVATKKQAKEVVAEKAAAVNMPYVNERWAGGMLTNFPTIRKAVKKMTNIDKLMNDGTFSNLSKRELLQISRQRAKLEKNLGSISDLTRLPSALFVVDVMKEHIAVKEANRLGIPVFGIVDTNSDPKNIDYIIPANDDAKDSVEAILAACCGAIAEGLEERKAEKADEKAAAEQAEEAAEAKPKRAARKAEEAPKAENEAPAAE; encoded by the coding sequence ATGTCAAGAACAAATTTTGACCAGTTATTGGAGGCAGGATGTCACTTTGGCCACCTCCGTCGTAAGTGGAATCCAGCTATGGCTCCTTACATCTTCATGGAGCGCAATGGTATCCACATCATCGATCTTCACAAGACTGTAGCTAAGGTAGACGAGGCAGCAGAGGCACTCAAGGGTATCGCTAAGAGTGGTAAGAAGATCTTGTTCGTCGCTACTAAAAAACAGGCTAAGGAAGTTGTAGCTGAGAAGGCTGCAGCTGTTAACATGCCATACGTAAACGAGCGTTGGGCTGGCGGTATGCTGACCAACTTTCCAACCATCCGTAAGGCTGTGAAGAAAATGACGAACATCGACAAGTTGATGAACGACGGTACATTCTCTAACCTCTCTAAGCGTGAGCTTTTGCAGATTTCACGTCAGCGTGCTAAGCTTGAGAAGAACCTCGGTTCTATCTCTGACTTGACTCGTTTGCCATCTGCACTCTTCGTTGTAGACGTAATGAAGGAGCACATCGCTGTTAAGGAGGCTAACCGTCTCGGCATTCCTGTATTCGGTATCGTTGATACCAACTCTGATCCAAAGAACATCGACTATATCATTCCAGCTAATGATGATGCTAAGGATTCAGTAGAGGCTATCCTCGCTGCTTGCTGCGGTGCTATAGCAGAGGGTCTTGAGGAGCGTAAGGCTGAGAAGGCTGACGAGAAGGCTGCTGCAGAGCAGGCTGAAGAGGCTGCTGAGGCAAAGCCAAAGCGTGCTGCTCGCAAGGCAGAAGAGGCTCCAAAGGCTGAGAACGAGGCACCAGCTGCTGAGTAA
- the tsf gene encoding translation elongation factor Ts produces MAVSIEDIKKLRAMTGAGLADVKKALTEAEGDYEKAKELIRERGLAIAAKRSDRETSNGCVLVKQVDGFAAMVAIKCETDFVANGQDFIALVQEILDAAVANKCKSLDEVKALKLANGEDAATAVQQRSGVTGEKMELDGYNFLEGENLSVYDHMNKHTLATIVQLNENNEDAGHKVAMQVAAMKPVALDEASIPQSVKDEEFKVAVEKTKEEQIEKAVVAAIKKAGINANLVDSEDHIESNIKKGWLTREEADKAIEIRNTVAAEKAANLNEDMIQNIAKGRLNKFFKENCLVDQEFQFGDGDKQSVSEWLKAQSKDLKIVAYKRFTLSAE; encoded by the coding sequence ATGGCTGTATCTATTGAAGATATCAAGAAGCTCCGCGCTATGACTGGCGCAGGTCTGGCTGACGTAAAGAAGGCACTCACAGAGGCTGAAGGCGATTACGAAAAGGCAAAGGAATTGATTCGTGAGCGTGGTTTGGCTATCGCTGCTAAGCGTTCTGACCGTGAGACATCAAACGGTTGTGTACTCGTTAAGCAGGTAGATGGTTTTGCTGCTATGGTTGCTATCAAGTGTGAGACAGACTTCGTTGCTAATGGTCAGGACTTCATCGCCCTCGTTCAGGAGATTCTGGACGCTGCTGTTGCTAACAAATGCAAGAGCCTTGATGAGGTTAAGGCACTTAAGCTCGCTAATGGTGAGGATGCTGCTACAGCAGTTCAGCAGCGTTCTGGTGTTACTGGTGAGAAGATGGAGCTCGACGGCTACAACTTCCTTGAGGGTGAGAACTTGTCTGTTTATGACCACATGAACAAGCACACTCTCGCAACTATCGTTCAGCTCAATGAGAATAATGAGGATGCTGGTCACAAAGTAGCTATGCAGGTTGCAGCTATGAAGCCTGTAGCTCTTGACGAGGCATCTATTCCACAGTCTGTTAAGGACGAGGAGTTCAAGGTTGCTGTTGAGAAGACTAAGGAAGAGCAGATTGAGAAGGCTGTTGTTGCTGCTATCAAGAAGGCAGGTATCAACGCTAACCTCGTTGACAGCGAAGACCACATCGAGTCTAACATCAAGAAGGGCTGGTTGACACGTGAGGAGGCTGACAAGGCTATCGAGATTCGCAACACTGTTGCTGCTGAGAAGGCTGCAAACCTCAACGAGGATATGATTCAGAACATCGCTAAGGGTCGTCTGAACAAGTTCTTCAAGGAGAACTGTCTCGTTGATCAGGAGTTCCAGTTTGGTGATGGCGACAAGCAGAGCGTTAGCGAGTGGCTTAAGGCTCAGAGCAAGGATCTTAAGATTGTTGCTTACAAGCGCTTCACTCTCTCTGCAGAGTAA
- a CDS encoding fumarylacetoacetate hydrolase family protein gives MKIFAVGMNYAEHNKSLNETLSTKEGPVIFTKADSALLKDKKPFFIPDDLGTIEYETELVVRICRLGKTISERFAHRYYDAVTVGIDFTARELQQKLRAQGLPWDLCKGFDGSAALGEWVSKDKFLDIQRLRFHLDINGQTVQEGCTTDMLYKVDEIISYISHYFTLKTGDIIYTGCSSGCGPVHINDHLEGFIEERKVLDFNCK, from the coding sequence ATGAAAATCTTTGCAGTCGGCATGAATTATGCCGAACATAATAAATCGCTAAACGAAACGTTATCTACAAAGGAAGGACCAGTAATCTTCACTAAGGCAGACTCTGCCCTACTGAAAGATAAAAAGCCTTTCTTCATTCCCGATGACTTGGGAACGATTGAATATGAAACGGAACTCGTGGTACGCATCTGCCGATTGGGAAAGACGATCTCTGAGCGTTTCGCCCATAGATACTACGATGCAGTGACAGTTGGTATTGACTTCACAGCTCGCGAATTACAACAAAAGCTAAGAGCGCAAGGACTACCATGGGACCTCTGTAAAGGATTTGATGGTTCGGCAGCTTTAGGCGAATGGGTATCAAAGGATAAATTCCTTGATATACAACGACTCCGCTTCCACCTTGATATCAACGGACAGACGGTTCAGGAAGGATGTACAACTGATATGCTATACAAAGTAGATGAAATCATCAGTTACATTAGTCACTACTTCACCCTCAAGACTGGCGACATCATCTATACAGGCTGTTCATCAGGTTGTGGACCTGTACATATCAATGACCATCTGGAAGGATTCATTGAAGAGAGAAAGGTTCTCGACTTTAATTGCAAATAA
- the porU gene encoding type IX secretion system sortase PorU yields the protein MKRSAILCFILLLGCIKLSAQQQRFFNLTVQDVTIDSLLPHFHYAIPVGEQYADSTYDLEIRYPEFIDMSKADIERYNTLTSIVPPTLPEIHQQMTVERKCGVLEISLTPIVQRNGKKQFLVSFMIALTSRPKKTTTKKTKGIETRTGGVSASTAANRYATHSVLASGKWAKIRVPANGVYQLTNDLIRRAGFSNIDKVKIYGYGGNLQKEVLTADDITSFDDLKEVPTYNSNGRRLFYARGPVSWESNTSVKRIRNPYSNYGYYFLTEDNNSAPATVTDSTTFLNSFYPSAGDYHSLHEVDNFSWYHGGRNLCEETPLKLNEGKIFTLANKAHAKSAKLTVAITTGTYTSVVKVEANGQHLGDIRVTPQESFDKGYEEVRTYTLNTLHAVDSIKLTTISGGPARLDYLIMTYPTPSPAPSLKASFPAPEYVYNITNQNLHADEPVNMVIIIPTSQKLLTQAERLADFHRTHDNISVRIVPADELYNEFSSGTPDAMAYRRYIKMLYDRATSTNLPQSLLLFGDCVWDNRMVTSACRSLNPDDYLLAYESENSFSETDCYVNDGWFTLMDDGEGGDLLRRDKEDLGVGRFPVTEISDAKVLVDKTISYAENKNGGSWENVIMFMGDDGNNNLHMHDVNETAEAIMSTYPDYQVKKVMWDAYTRVSSATGNTYPEVSTIIKQQQAQGALIMDYAGHGKEDQISHEAVLRLNDFANFTNTNLPLWITASCDIMPYDGTIPTIGEAAMLNKKGGSVAFWGTTRTVYAYYNKAINTAFLKHVLSFTNGKPTTLGEAQRLAKCQLINSSSDLTPNKLQYALLGDPALSLNLPTLEVKVETINGQTPSTTGSVVLKGGSVVTVKGYIAKNGSKQSDFKGLLTATVRDTKELITCKKQEDTSASAFQYYDRQKVLYNGTDSIKNGEFTFTFAVPRDINYAAGTGLMNLSAINDSHTLMAQGHEEGFTIDGSEIVYNDSIGPSIYAYLNSPSFVNGGEVNSTPYFFAQITDKDGINASGNGIGHDMQLTIDGKLTQTYILNDNFRYDFGSYTSGTTGFSLPELSEGPHTLQFRAWDIQNNPSTVTLQFKVVKGLAPEIYSVNASKNPATTETTFIVTHNYIGSDVDIDIEVFDMSGRLLWHRSETGVASGNAITANWDLTVENGARLQTGVYLYRVRLSNNGATKVSKAKKLIILDNK from the coding sequence ATGAAACGTTCAGCAATACTCTGCTTCATACTTCTGTTGGGTTGTATAAAACTATCAGCTCAACAGCAAAGATTTTTCAATCTAACTGTTCAAGATGTGACAATAGACTCGCTATTGCCACATTTCCACTATGCTATTCCTGTTGGGGAACAGTATGCTGATTCTACCTACGATTTGGAGATACGCTACCCAGAGTTCATTGATATGAGCAAGGCTGACATTGAACGTTATAATACACTGACAAGTATTGTCCCACCAACATTACCAGAGATACATCAGCAGATGACAGTGGAACGCAAGTGTGGTGTATTAGAGATATCTCTAACACCAATCGTTCAGCGCAATGGAAAGAAGCAGTTCCTCGTCAGTTTCATGATAGCCCTTACGTCTCGTCCTAAGAAAACAACGACGAAGAAGACAAAAGGTATTGAAACTCGTACTGGTGGCGTATCGGCATCTACTGCAGCAAATCGTTACGCTACACATTCCGTTCTTGCCAGCGGAAAGTGGGCAAAAATACGTGTTCCTGCTAATGGTGTCTATCAGTTGACCAATGATCTAATCCGTCGTGCGGGCTTCTCTAATATTGACAAAGTCAAAATCTATGGCTATGGCGGAAACTTGCAAAAGGAGGTTCTTACAGCTGATGACATCACTTCATTTGATGATTTAAAAGAGGTGCCAACCTATAATAGTAATGGTAGACGACTCTTCTATGCTCGCGGTCCTGTTAGTTGGGAAAGCAACACATCGGTAAAGAGAATTCGCAACCCTTATTCTAACTATGGTTATTACTTCCTAACAGAAGATAACAACAGCGCTCCTGCAACTGTTACAGATAGCACCACCTTCCTCAATAGTTTCTATCCATCAGCAGGTGACTATCATAGTTTGCATGAGGTAGATAATTTCAGTTGGTATCACGGAGGTCGAAACCTCTGTGAAGAGACTCCATTAAAACTGAATGAAGGTAAAATATTCACCTTGGCTAACAAAGCACATGCTAAAAGTGCTAAACTAACGGTAGCCATAACAACAGGTACCTATACTTCTGTTGTAAAGGTAGAAGCAAACGGTCAACATCTTGGAGACATAAGAGTCACACCACAAGAGTCCTTTGACAAAGGTTATGAAGAAGTCAGAACCTATACGCTTAACACGCTTCATGCTGTCGACAGTATTAAATTAACAACCATATCAGGTGGTCCAGCACGTCTTGACTACCTTATCATGACCTACCCAACACCATCGCCAGCACCTTCTTTAAAGGCATCTTTCCCTGCGCCTGAATATGTTTACAATATAACCAATCAGAACCTTCATGCTGACGAACCAGTCAACATGGTGATTATCATCCCTACAAGTCAGAAGTTATTAACCCAGGCAGAACGCTTAGCCGACTTCCATAGGACACACGATAATATTTCTGTGCGTATTGTTCCTGCAGACGAACTCTATAATGAATTCTCCAGTGGAACACCTGATGCAATGGCTTACCGCCGTTATATAAAGATGCTTTACGACCGTGCTACCAGTACCAATCTTCCACAGTCGCTCCTACTCTTTGGCGACTGCGTATGGGACAACCGTATGGTTACCAGTGCTTGTCGTAGCCTCAACCCTGACGACTATCTTCTTGCCTACGAGAGTGAGAACTCATTCAGCGAGACCGACTGCTATGTCAATGATGGTTGGTTTACGTTGATGGATGACGGAGAAGGTGGAGACTTGTTAAGACGTGACAAAGAAGACCTTGGAGTTGGGCGCTTTCCTGTGACAGAGATTTCAGATGCAAAGGTATTAGTCGATAAGACTATCAGCTATGCAGAGAATAAGAATGGCGGAAGTTGGGAGAATGTTATCATGTTCATGGGTGATGATGGAAATAACAATCTCCACATGCACGATGTCAATGAGACCGCAGAAGCCATTATGTCGACCTATCCTGACTATCAAGTAAAGAAGGTGATGTGGGATGCTTACACCCGTGTATCGTCTGCAACTGGTAACACCTACCCTGAAGTAAGTACTATTATCAAACAGCAACAGGCACAAGGTGCACTTATCATGGATTATGCCGGTCACGGAAAGGAAGACCAGATTTCTCATGAAGCAGTACTCCGCCTCAACGACTTTGCCAACTTTACCAACACTAATCTACCGCTTTGGATTACTGCCAGTTGTGATATCATGCCATATGACGGTACTATCCCAACTATCGGTGAAGCAGCCATGTTAAACAAGAAGGGTGGCTCTGTTGCTTTCTGGGGTACTACTCGTACGGTATATGCTTACTATAACAAGGCTATCAACACCGCCTTCCTCAAGCACGTACTTAGCTTTACAAATGGTAAACCAACCACATTGGGCGAAGCACAGCGTTTGGCTAAATGTCAGTTGATTAATTCTAGCAGCGACCTTACACCAAATAAACTGCAATATGCTTTATTGGGCGACCCAGCCCTCTCATTGAATCTCCCAACATTAGAGGTTAAGGTGGAGACAATCAATGGACAAACACCAAGTACAACGGGGTCTGTTGTACTCAAAGGTGGCTCTGTTGTAACTGTCAAAGGTTACATTGCAAAGAATGGTAGTAAGCAAAGTGACTTCAAAGGACTACTCACTGCTACCGTACGTGACACAAAAGAACTTATTACATGTAAGAAGCAAGAGGACACATCCGCAAGTGCGTTCCAATATTATGATCGCCAGAAGGTGCTATACAATGGTACTGATAGTATCAAGAATGGTGAGTTTACCTTCACATTTGCCGTACCACGCGACATCAACTATGCAGCAGGAACCGGCTTGATGAATCTATCTGCCATTAACGACAGCCACACCCTCATGGCACAAGGACATGAAGAGGGCTTCACGATTGACGGTTCTGAGATTGTATACAACGACTCTATTGGTCCATCCATCTATGCTTATCTCAATTCTCCTTCTTTTGTCAATGGCGGTGAAGTCAATAGTACTCCTTACTTCTTTGCGCAGATAACAGATAAAGATGGTATCAACGCTTCTGGTAATGGTATCGGACATGACATGCAGTTGACCATTGACGGCAAGTTGACGCAGACTTATATTCTGAATGATAACTTCCGATATGACTTCGGTAGCTATACCTCAGGAACAACAGGCTTTAGTCTGCCAGAGCTTTCTGAGGGACCCCACACACTGCAGTTCCGTGCGTGGGATATACAGAACAACCCTTCAACCGTTACATTACAGTTCAAGGTTGTAAAAGGACTGGCACCAGAAATCTATAGTGTCAATGCCTCTAAGAATCCTGCCACGACAGAGACAACATTCATTGTTACGCACAACTATATCGGTTCAGATGTCGATATTGACATTGAAGTATTCGATATGAGCGGACGCCTCCTATGGCACCGTAGTGAGACAGGTGTTGCATCGGGCAATGCCATTACAGCCAACTGGGATCTTACTGTCGAGAATGGAGCAAGACTCCAAACTGGCGTTTATCTCTATCGAGTACGCCTCAGCAACAATGGTGCTACAAAGGTATCGAAAGCTAAGAAACTAATTATCTTAGACAATAAATAA
- the porV gene encoding type IX secretion system outer membrane channel protein PorV, whose amino-acid sequence MINKLRIAILSLTVFASSTVFAQDKKDIFNPVNTSVTSQTIAPDARAAGMGDVGAATDPDVNSQYWNPAKYPFNISRAGVSLNYTPWLRQLVSDIDLAYLAGYYRIGDYSAVSASMRYFSLGEVQMTDGSNMTINPYEMSMDVAYSLMLSEHFSLGAAVRWIYSDLTYNYTDDTAPGSAFAADLSCYYQNYINIGERECQLGLGMNISNIGSKITFGGDNRSEFIPTNLRLGASLMIPIDEFNHFTIAADANKLLVPTYPKRKADETQVDYDNRLQKEYYDVSSISGIFKSFGDAPNGASEELQEIQWSLGAEYTYNDKFSLRAGYHHESENKGNRKYFTVGAGFKMNVFSLDAGYVIATAKNNPLDQTLRFSLSFDMDGIKDLFKRR is encoded by the coding sequence ATGATTAATAAGCTTCGTATAGCCATCCTCTCACTGACGGTATTTGCTTCATCTACCGTTTTCGCTCAGGATAAGAAAGACATTTTTAATCCAGTCAACACATCAGTTACCTCACAGACTATCGCTCCTGATGCACGTGCTGCAGGTATGGGTGACGTTGGTGCGGCTACCGACCCAGATGTAAACTCACAATATTGGAACCCTGCAAAATATCCTTTTAATATTTCTCGTGCGGGTGTTTCACTAAACTATACTCCTTGGCTTCGCCAGTTGGTAAGTGATATCGACTTGGCTTATCTTGCTGGTTACTATCGTATCGGTGATTACAGTGCAGTCTCAGCTTCTATGCGCTACTTCTCTTTGGGCGAGGTACAGATGACTGACGGATCTAATATGACCATAAACCCTTACGAGATGTCAATGGACGTAGCCTACTCTCTGATGTTAAGTGAGCATTTCTCATTAGGTGCGGCTGTACGTTGGATATACTCTGACCTTACCTATAACTATACTGATGATACTGCGCCAGGTTCTGCCTTTGCAGCCGACTTGTCTTGCTATTATCAGAACTATATCAATATTGGTGAGCGTGAGTGTCAGTTGGGCTTAGGTATGAACATCTCAAACATCGGTTCTAAGATTACCTTCGGTGGTGATAATCGCTCAGAGTTCATCCCAACCAACCTTCGTTTAGGTGCTTCGTTGATGATTCCTATCGATGAATTCAACCATTTTACGATTGCTGCTGATGCCAATAAGCTGTTAGTTCCTACCTATCCAAAGCGCAAGGCTGATGAGACACAGGTAGACTATGATAACCGTCTTCAGAAGGAATACTATGACGTATCTTCTATCTCTGGTATCTTCAAGAGCTTCGGTGATGCACCTAATGGTGCCTCTGAGGAATTACAGGAGATTCAGTGGAGCTTAGGTGCAGAGTATACTTATAATGATAAGTTCTCACTCCGTGCTGGTTACCACCACGAAAGCGAAAACAAAGGTAACCGCAAGTACTTCACTGTAGGTGCAGGCTTCAAGATGAATGTCTTCTCACTGGATGCCGGATATGTTATTGCAACAGCCAAGAACAACCCACTTGATCAGACCCTCCGTTTCTCTCTGTCATTTGATATGGATGGTATCAAGGATTTGTTTAAGAGAAGATAA
- the ispF gene encoding 2-C-methyl-D-erythritol 2,4-cyclodiphosphate synthase encodes MTDSTQPIPSFRVGMGYDVHKLVEGRDLYLGGIKIEHTLGLLGHSDADVLIHAICDALLGAANMRDIGYHFPDTSADTLDMDSKVILRKTIDLLATKGYRVGNIDATVCAERPKINPHIPAMCKCLSDIIGCDIDAVSIKATTSERMGFVGREDGMAAYAVCMIVKT; translated from the coding sequence ATGACCGATTCTACTCAACCTATCCCATCTTTCCGTGTAGGAATGGGATACGATGTACACAAACTCGTTGAAGGACGCGACCTTTATTTAGGTGGTATCAAGATTGAGCATACCCTTGGACTCCTTGGACATAGTGATGCTGACGTACTCATTCACGCTATCTGTGATGCCCTACTCGGTGCTGCTAATATGCGCGACATCGGTTATCACTTTCCCGACACTTCTGCTGATACGCTCGATATGGACTCAAAGGTCATTCTTCGCAAGACCATTGACCTCTTGGCAACAAAGGGTTATCGAGTAGGAAATATCGATGCTACGGTGTGTGCCGAGCGTCCAAAGATAAACCCACATATCCCTGCTATGTGTAAATGTCTGTCTGATATTATCGGTTGTGACATCGATGCCGTATCTATCAAGGCTACCACTTCCGAGCGCATGGGCTTCGTTGGTCGTGAAGACGGTATGGCAGCATACGCCGTCTGTATGATTGTGAAGACATAG
- a CDS encoding DNA/RNA non-specific endonuclease, producing the protein MKKNILTSLLLLLSIATSAQNKKQTITITTKLGEVHTYVMGETIDSTRVIEGVGIKVYPKGKTVSEDFLFSQIEYTITETVTPNPGTPDNNANRNTADDLKKNREGWRLEFPRFYQGTNKTHEVTHYTTEANLGKLRNYSIEWDAKLKANRWTCYELYDVLLKKNVKRQNAFQQDPEIPANEQTSPDDYSGSGFSRGHLCPSGDRLYSAAQNKQTFYLTNMQPQIQGHNGGVWGDLEKKVRDWAGRCDTLYIVKAATIDKDKYICKQTDLNEMAQKESSYKPLHFNGIVPKFFYMALLAYDKKTNTYRALGIWSPHYNNSKSEYITIQELQNRTGIDFFCNLSDDIEQAVETTIDQAYWGY; encoded by the coding sequence ATGAAAAAAAACATTCTTACTTCACTATTGTTGCTCCTTAGCATAGCAACTTCAGCACAAAATAAGAAACAAACCATCACAATTACCACCAAACTGGGCGAGGTGCATACCTACGTCATGGGTGAGACGATAGATAGTACACGTGTGATTGAGGGCGTAGGTATAAAGGTCTATCCCAAGGGAAAGACTGTTTCAGAGGATTTCCTTTTCTCTCAGATTGAATACACCATTACAGAAACCGTCACACCTAACCCAGGCACACCAGACAACAATGCCAATCGTAACACTGCCGACGACCTAAAAAAGAACCGTGAGGGTTGGCGATTGGAGTTCCCACGCTTCTATCAAGGAACTAACAAGACGCATGAAGTGACACATTACACTACTGAGGCGAACCTTGGAAAACTGCGTAACTACTCTATCGAATGGGACGCTAAACTCAAAGCAAACCGTTGGACCTGCTATGAACTGTATGATGTTCTCTTGAAGAAGAACGTAAAGAGACAAAATGCCTTCCAACAAGACCCAGAAATACCAGCAAATGAACAAACCTCGCCTGATGATTACAGCGGGAGTGGCTTTAGTCGTGGACACCTCTGCCCATCTGGGGATAGACTCTATTCTGCCGCTCAGAACAAGCAAACCTTCTATTTAACGAATATGCAACCACAGATACAAGGTCACAATGGTGGTGTATGGGGAGATCTTGAAAAGAAGGTACGCGATTGGGCTGGACGATGTGATACACTCTATATCGTGAAGGCTGCTACTATAGACAAGGACAAGTATATCTGTAAGCAAACCGATTTGAATGAGATGGCACAGAAGGAATCATCCTACAAGCCACTTCATTTCAATGGTATTGTACCTAAGTTCTTCTATATGGCACTACTTGCTTACGACAAGAAAACCAACACCTATCGTGCCCTCGGTATCTGGTCGCCTCATTACAACAACAGTAAAAGCGAATATATCACCATACAGGAGCTACAAAATCGCACGGGTATAGACTTCTTCTGTAACCTTAGTGACGATATAGAGCAGGCTGTAGAGACAACCATTGACCAAGCGTACTGGGGATACTAA